A single genomic interval of Romboutsia ilealis harbors:
- a CDS encoding O-methyltransferase has translation MSNIVNNLVEDYIRTTLKEKDGLLRELEEYANEHNVPIVHKEVSELLKVLLKIQKPKRILEVGCAIGYSSILFASVLDKDVEIITVERNEKMIEKAKENIKLAGFEKNITILEGDAEEILKEVEGPFDMIFLDAAKGQYKLFYDMVIDKLRVDGLLISDNILYKGMVAHDDFVIRRKKTIVKRMRNYLDYICNCDYLSTSLIPIGDGVALSYKNNKRGDVNA, from the coding sequence ATGAGTAATATAGTAAATAATTTAGTAGAAGATTATATAAGAACTACGTTAAAAGAAAAAGATGGATTATTAAGAGAATTAGAAGAATATGCAAATGAGCATAATGTACCAATAGTTCATAAAGAGGTATCTGAACTTTTAAAAGTGTTATTAAAAATTCAAAAGCCAAAGAGAATATTAGAAGTAGGATGTGCTATAGGATACTCTTCTATACTTTTTGCATCTGTATTAGATAAAGATGTTGAGATAATAACCGTAGAGAGAAATGAAAAAATGATAGAAAAGGCTAAAGAAAATATAAAATTAGCTGGATTTGAAAAGAATATAACTATATTAGAGGGAGATGCTGAAGAAATATTAAAAGAAGTAGAAGGTCCCTTTGATATGATATTTTTAGATGCAGCGAAAGGACAGTATAAGTTATTTTATGATATGGTAATAGACAAACTAAGAGTAGATGGTCTTTTAATTTCTGATAATATATTATACAAAGGTATGGTAGCTCATGATGACTTTGTTATAAGAAGAAAAAAGACTATTGTAAAGAGAATGAGGAATTATTTAGACTATATATGTAACTGTGACTATTTATCTACCTCTTTAATACCAATAGGCGATGGAGTTGCATTAAGTTATAAAAATAACAAAAGAGGTGATGTTAATGCATAA
- the mltG gene encoding endolytic transglycosylase MltG, whose translation MNTNKKRLGIIGGISIILIILISVFIFTQIGPYDKNNKKDIVVEIPQGATTSTISDILYKNKLIKNKVIFKVSVRLSNKAQYFKAGKYLFNQTYSNKEIIDEISSGNIYNDGIKITIPEGSTSREIISILVGQKLGNKESYENLISNPQEFYEKFEFLNEEDITSLEGFLYPSTYYFDENASEKEVLSAMLSQFDKVYTEKLRDRQKELKMTTEQVINLASIVEKEAVLDEDRPIIASVFYNRLEIGMPIQSDATIQYIFKERKKIVTYKDLEIDSPYNSYKNKGLPPTPIASPGIESIKATLYPEKTEYLYFVAKIDGGNNYSVNYEDHLKYVKEYKEERDKLNKEK comes from the coding sequence ATGAATACAAATAAGAAAAGGTTAGGTATAATAGGGGGGATTTCTATTATATTAATAATATTGATATCAGTATTTATATTTACACAAATAGGTCCGTATGATAAAAATAATAAAAAAGATATAGTGGTTGAAATACCTCAAGGGGCAACAACAAGTACTATATCAGATATTTTATATAAAAATAAATTAATAAAAAATAAAGTAATTTTTAAAGTATCTGTAAGATTAAGCAATAAAGCACAGTATTTTAAAGCAGGTAAATATTTATTTAATCAAACTTATTCAAATAAAGAAATAATTGATGAGATATCATCTGGTAATATATATAATGATGGAATAAAAATAACTATTCCAGAAGGATCTACTTCTAGAGAAATTATTTCAATTCTTGTAGGACAAAAGTTAGGGAATAAAGAATCCTATGAAAATTTAATATCAAATCCTCAAGAATTTTATGAAAAATTTGAATTTCTAAATGAAGAAGATATAACTTCATTAGAAGGATTTTTATATCCATCAACATATTACTTTGATGAAAATGCATCTGAAAAGGAAGTATTAAGTGCTATGCTAAGTCAGTTTGATAAAGTATATACTGAGAAGCTAAGAGATAGACAAAAAGAATTAAAAATGACGACAGAGCAAGTTATAAACTTAGCGTCTATAGTTGAAAAAGAAGCAGTATTAGATGAAGATAGACCTATAATAGCTAGTGTATTTTATAATAGGCTAGAAATAGGAATGCCAATTCAATCAGATGCAACTATACAGTATATATTTAAAGAAAGAAAAAAAATTGTGACATATAAGGACTTAGAAATAGATTCTCCATACAATAGTTACAAAAATAAGGGGCTTCCTCCTACGCCAATAGCAAGTCCAGGAATAGAGTCAATAAAGGCTACATTGTATCCTGAAAAAACTGAATATTTATATTTTGTGGCTAAGATAGATGGTGGAAATAATTATAGTGTAAATTATGAAGATCATTTAAAATATGTAAAAGAGTATAAAGAAGAAAGAGATAAATTAAATAAAGAAAAATAA
- a CDS encoding pyrimidine-nucleoside phosphorylase produces MRVYDIIRKKRDQQKLSKAEIDFFVEKYSIGEIPDYQVAALLMAIYINKMDKEETVYLTEAMMNSGEVIDLSDIDGIKVDKHSTGGVGDKTTIALAPLVAACGAPVAKMSGRGLGHTGGTLDKLEAIPGFSIEMDSKKFIDSVNEHKIAVCGQTASIAVADKKMYALRDVTATVDNISLIAASIMCKKLASGANAILLDVKTGDGAFMKTLDDSFELAKAMVDIGCGMDRETIGMITDMDEPLGFAVGNSLEVIEAIETLKGNGPKDFVLLCETLGSYMLVLAKVAKDFDEGLNMIREAITSGKALEKLRVFIENQGGDKNVVDDYTLLPQASKIIPIKSNKSGYISKIEAEEVGISAMILGAGRETKDDILDLSAGIVLEKKVGDYVNEGDILAYMHLNKEEKFEQAKERFINAYSIAEEKIEPKKLIYGVVTKDEVKKF; encoded by the coding sequence ATGAGAGTTTATGATATAATCAGAAAAAAAAGAGATCAGCAGAAGTTAAGTAAAGCTGAAATTGATTTTTTCGTAGAAAAGTATTCAATAGGTGAAATACCTGATTATCAGGTAGCAGCACTTTTAATGGCTATATATATAAATAAGATGGATAAAGAAGAAACTGTATATCTTACAGAAGCTATGATGAACTCTGGAGAAGTAATAGATTTATCAGATATTGATGGAATAAAAGTTGATAAGCACAGTACAGGTGGAGTTGGAGATAAAACTACAATAGCCTTAGCGCCATTAGTGGCAGCTTGTGGAGCACCAGTTGCAAAAATGTCAGGAAGAGGTCTTGGGCATACAGGAGGAACGTTAGATAAGTTAGAAGCTATACCAGGATTCTCTATAGAGATGGACTCTAAGAAATTTATAGACTCTGTAAATGAACATAAAATAGCTGTGTGTGGACAAACAGCATCAATAGCTGTTGCAGATAAAAAAATGTATGCACTAAGAGACGTTACAGCTACAGTTGATAATATATCTCTTATAGCAGCTAGCATAATGTGTAAAAAACTAGCTTCAGGAGCGAATGCTATATTATTAGATGTAAAAACTGGCGATGGAGCATTTATGAAAACTTTAGATGATTCATTTGAATTAGCGAAAGCTATGGTTGATATAGGTTGTGGAATGGACAGAGAAACTATAGGTATGATTACGGATATGGATGAACCATTAGGGTTTGCTGTAGGAAATTCTCTAGAAGTTATAGAAGCGATAGAAACTTTAAAAGGAAATGGTCCTAAGGATTTTGTTCTTTTATGTGAAACATTAGGTTCTTATATGTTAGTTTTAGCCAAAGTTGCAAAAGACTTTGATGAAGGTCTAAATATGATAAGAGAGGCTATAACTTCAGGTAAAGCACTTGAAAAATTAAGGGTATTTATAGAAAATCAAGGTGGAGATAAGAATGTAGTTGATGATTACACATTATTGCCGCAAGCATCAAAAATAATTCCTATAAAATCTAATAAATCAGGGTATATAAGTAAAATAGAAGCTGAAGAAGTTGGTATATCTGCTATGATTTTAGGTGCAGGTAGAGAAACTAAAGATGATATACTTGATTTATCTGCTGGTATAGTGTTAGAGAAAAAAGTTGGAGATTATGTAAATGAAGGTGACATATTAGCTTATATGCATCTAAATAAAGAAGAAAAATTTGAGCAAGCAAAAGAAAGATTTATAAATGCTTATTCAATAGCAGAAGAAAAAATAGAACCTAAAAAGTTAATATATGGAGTTGTAACTAAAGACGAAGTTAAAAAATTCTAA
- a CDS encoding purine-nucleoside phosphorylase: MENIYDKIQESAKFIESKSEVKPSIGLILGSGLGVLADEIQNPVKIKYNEIPNFPVSTVEGHEGCLVIGKLEGKMVVAMQGRFHYYEGYTQQEITFPVRVMKALGVNTIVVTNAAGGANTNFKPGDLMVIKDHINLSGNNPLIGKNDQRLGPRFPDMSSAYTPKYVDVVKECAKKLNIELQEGVYAFFSGPTYETPAEVKMARILGADAVGMSTAPEVIVASHSGMEVIGISCITNMAAGILDQPLDHEEVIETTKKVKSEFLNLVKSVVNNI, from the coding sequence ATGGAAAACATATATGATAAAATACAAGAGAGTGCAAAATTTATAGAAAGCAAATCTGAAGTAAAGCCTTCAATAGGTTTAATATTAGGATCAGGACTTGGAGTATTAGCTGATGAAATACAAAATCCTGTTAAAATAAAATATAATGAAATACCTAACTTCCCAGTGTCAACAGTTGAAGGGCATGAGGGATGCCTTGTAATAGGAAAATTAGAAGGTAAAATGGTAGTAGCTATGCAAGGAAGATTCCACTACTATGAAGGGTATACTCAACAAGAAATAACTTTCCCTGTAAGAGTTATGAAAGCTTTAGGTGTAAATACTATAGTTGTAACTAATGCTGCAGGTGGAGCAAATACAAACTTTAAGCCAGGAGATTTAATGGTTATAAAAGATCATATAAACTTAAGTGGAAATAATCCTTTAATAGGTAAAAATGATCAAAGACTTGGACCTAGATTCCCAGATATGTCTAGTGCATATACTCCTAAGTACGTAGATGTAGTTAAAGAATGTGCTAAGAAGTTGAATATAGAGTTACAAGAAGGGGTTTATGCATTTTTTAGTGGACCAACTTATGAAACTCCAGCTGAAGTAAAAATGGCGAGAATATTAGGTGCAGATGCAGTTGGTATGTCTACTGCTCCAGAAGTTATAGTAGCTTCGCACTCAGGAATGGAAGTTATAGGTATATCTTGTATAACTAATATGGCAGCTGGTATACTTGATCAACCGCTTGATCATGAAGAAGTAATAGAAACAACAAAAAAAGTGAAATCTGAATTCTTAAACTTAGTTAAATCAGTTGTTAATAATATATAG
- a CDS encoding phosphopentomutase — protein sequence MNRIIWIVIDSVGVGALPDAKAFGDEGVNTLGHIVKEFNDIKIPNMIKLGLGNIDEIDYINSIDSPIGSFGRCNEVSQGKDTTTGHWEMTGLLVDTPFKTFENGFPKEIIDEFERRTGRKVVANKPASGTAILDEFGEHQMKTGDVIVYTSADSVFQIAAHEDIIPLEELYDMCKIAREIMMGEYAVARVIARPYVGPCKGQFERTSNRRDYSLNPFDKTVLDNIKENGLDVIGVGKIEDIFNGQGITEAIHTKDNMDGVDQTINYIKKDNKGLIFTNLVDFDSKYGHRRNIKGYKEALEEFDARIPEIIESMNEKDILIINADHGNDPAYIGTDHTREYIPLLVYGKDIKEGVNLGTRKSFADIGATVADILNVPKTKNGTSFKNELMK from the coding sequence ATGAATAGAATTATATGGATAGTAATTGATAGTGTAGGTGTAGGTGCATTACCTGATGCTAAGGCATTTGGAGATGAAGGTGTAAACACATTAGGTCATATAGTTAAAGAATTTAATGATATAAAAATACCAAATATGATAAAACTTGGATTAGGAAATATAGATGAAATTGACTATATAAATAGTATAGATTCTCCAATAGGTTCTTTTGGTAGATGTAATGAAGTGTCTCAAGGAAAAGATACTACTACAGGACATTGGGAGATGACAGGATTATTAGTAGATACACCATTTAAAACTTTTGAAAATGGATTCCCAAAAGAAATAATAGATGAGTTTGAAAGAAGAACAGGAAGAAAAGTAGTAGCTAATAAACCAGCATCAGGTACTGCTATATTAGATGAGTTTGGAGAACACCAAATGAAAACTGGTGATGTAATAGTTTATACTTCAGCAGATAGTGTATTTCAAATTGCAGCTCATGAAGATATAATTCCTTTAGAAGAATTATATGATATGTGTAAAATAGCTAGAGAAATAATGATGGGAGAATATGCGGTAGCTAGAGTTATAGCAAGACCATATGTAGGACCATGCAAAGGACAATTTGAAAGAACTTCAAATAGAAGAGATTATTCATTAAATCCTTTTGATAAAACAGTTCTTGATAATATAAAGGAAAATGGTCTGGATGTAATAGGTGTTGGTAAAATAGAAGACATATTTAATGGACAAGGGATAACTGAAGCTATACACACTAAAGATAATATGGATGGTGTAGATCAAACTATAAACTATATTAAAAAAGATAATAAAGGATTAATATTTACTAACCTTGTTGATTTTGATTCAAAATATGGTCATAGAAGAAATATAAAGGGATATAAAGAGGCTTTAGAAGAGTTTGATGCTAGAATACCTGAGATAATAGAATCTATGAATGAAAAAGATATACTTATAATAAATGCAGATCATGGTAATGACCCAGCATATATAGGAACAGATCATACTAGAGAATATATACCTTTACTAGTGTATGGTAAAGATATAAAAGAAGGAGTAAATTTAGGAACAAGAAAAAGTTTTGCAGATATAGGAGCTACTGTTGCTGATATATTAAATGTTCCTAAAACTAAAAATGGTACAAGTTTTAAAAATGAATTAATGAAGTAA
- a CDS encoding tyrosine-type recombinase/integrase → MEVVKEYINYIKDKKRLSNNTVLSYYTDIKKYMDYLKSINLELSDVVENDIIGYIINLEKNSVSVATVSRMISSIKSFHDYLFLSNITNNNPAKTIKKPKVEKHEVDILTEQEIESLLNFPKLDTPKLIRDKAIFEVLYGTGIKVSELVDMDIEDVDLELDCIYCNISKSKRVIPLSDITKVYLEKYIKEARPKIAEDTENALLVNSLGQRFTRQGLWKLIKKYASIANINKNINPSMLRHSFAIHLLNEGANIAVVSKILGNANLSSLQAYLNHINKNMRREIKEKHPRK, encoded by the coding sequence ATGGAAGTTGTAAAGGAATATATAAACTATATAAAAGATAAAAAGAGATTGTCAAATAATACGGTATTATCTTATTATACGGATATAAAAAAGTATATGGATTATTTAAAATCTATAAACTTAGAATTAAGTGATGTAGTAGAAAATGATATAATAGGGTATATAATAAATTTAGAAAAAAATAGTGTATCTGTAGCTACAGTATCTAGAATGATATCCTCAATTAAATCTTTTCATGATTATTTATTTTTAAGTAATATAACAAATAATAATCCAGCAAAGACTATAAAAAAGCCTAAAGTTGAAAAGCATGAAGTAGATATATTAACAGAGCAAGAAATAGAATCATTATTAAATTTTCCTAAATTAGATACACCTAAATTGATAAGAGATAAAGCTATATTCGAGGTTTTATATGGAACAGGAATCAAGGTTTCAGAATTGGTTGATATGGATATTGAGGATGTAGATTTAGAATTAGATTGTATATACTGTAATATATCTAAGAGTAAAAGGGTTATACCACTTTCAGATATAACTAAGGTTTACTTAGAAAAATATATAAAAGAAGCAAGACCTAAAATAGCTGAAGATACAGAAAATGCCTTATTGGTAAATTCATTAGGGCAAAGGTTTACACGACAGGGTCTTTGGAAACTTATAAAGAAATATGCAAGTATTGCTAATATAAATAAAAATATTAATCCTAGTATGCTTAGACACTCGTTTGCTATTCATTTATTAAATGAAGGTGCAAATATAGCTGTGGTTAGTAAAATATTAGGAAATGCAAATTTATCTAGTTTACAGGCATATTTAAATCATATAAATAAAAATATGAGAAGAGAAATAAAAGAAAAACATCCTAGAAAATAA
- a CDS encoding NUDIX hydrolase yields MIVEEKTISSERIYTGKLISLKVDTVEIENKGYQKREIVEHQGAVAIVAITDEDKVVLIKQFRKPIEQVIWEIPAGKLEMGESPKDCAIRELKEETGYSAKNIKLIHKFFTSAGFSNQKIYIYLATGITKGEPEFDEDEIIEKYEIDINEARNMVINNQIEDAKTAIGILLAKELI; encoded by the coding sequence ATGATAGTAGAAGAGAAAACCATAAGTAGTGAAAGGATATATACTGGAAAATTAATAAGTTTAAAAGTTGATACTGTAGAAATAGAAAATAAAGGGTATCAAAAAAGGGAAATAGTAGAACATCAAGGGGCTGTAGCAATAGTTGCAATAACAGATGAAGATAAAGTTGTGCTTATAAAGCAATTTAGAAAGCCAATAGAACAAGTTATATGGGAAATACCTGCAGGAAAGCTTGAAATGGGAGAAAGCCCGAAGGATTGCGCTATAAGAGAATTAAAAGAAGAAACAGGATATAGTGCTAAAAATATTAAATTAATACACAAGTTTTTTACATCAGCAGGATTTTCAAATCAAAAAATATATATATATTTAGCTACAGGTATTACTAAGGGTGAACCTGAATTTGATGAAGATGAAATTATAGAAAAATATGAAATTGATATAAATGAAGCTCGGAATATGGTAATAAATAACCAAATAGAAGACGCAAAAACTGCAATAGGAATTTTATTAGCTAAAGAATTAATATAA
- a CDS encoding DUF3866 family protein, whose protein sequence is MISKKIGKVESIVDQNGELDDIRVSINGNIQRAYNYPKITGNINVGDEVLLNTTAVELSLGTGGYHFVIANLNNVESNFTKGGHIMKLRYTPLQVKVDSVEEQESAYHKNIEEFSSLDDMPVVVGSLHSMLTPFVASYKRLNPNKKLVYIMTDGAALPIYLSKNVDTLKKKGLIDNTITIGSAFGGEYECINIYTALITAKEVLNADVVFVSMGPGIAGTGTKYGFTGIEQGPILDAVKKLGGIPISIPRISFADQRDRHKGISHHSITVLKEIVNVSVNIPICTYNDEQLCYIKEQLMNNSLESKHNIVYIENKNSKSDLEYFNLKVRSMGRSFDQDKEFFEAASTAAYYLAEVCNDSRRENHK, encoded by the coding sequence ATGATAAGTAAAAAAATAGGAAAAGTTGAATCTATAGTAGATCAAAATGGAGAATTAGATGATATAAGAGTAAGCATAAATGGAAATATACAAAGGGCCTATAATTATCCTAAGATTACAGGAAATATAAATGTAGGAGATGAAGTACTTCTAAATACAACAGCTGTAGAGCTAAGTTTAGGTACAGGTGGATATCATTTTGTTATAGCTAATTTAAATAACGTAGAATCAAACTTTACTAAGGGTGGGCATATAATGAAGTTAAGATATACTCCACTTCAAGTAAAGGTGGACTCAGTAGAAGAGCAAGAGAGTGCTTATCATAAAAATATAGAAGAATTTTCTAGCTTAGATGATATGCCAGTTGTGGTTGGAAGTTTACATAGTATGTTAACTCCTTTTGTAGCATCATACAAAAGATTAAATCCTAATAAAAAATTAGTATATATAATGACAGATGGAGCAGCTCTTCCTATATACCTAAGTAAAAATGTTGATACACTAAAGAAAAAAGGGTTAATAGATAATACGATAACAATTGGTAGTGCATTTGGTGGAGAATATGAATGCATAAACATATACACAGCTTTAATAACGGCAAAAGAGGTTTTAAATGCAGATGTTGTATTTGTAAGTATGGGTCCTGGAATTGCTGGTACAGGAACTAAATATGGATTTACAGGTATAGAGCAAGGTCCTATACTAGATGCAGTTAAAAAGCTTGGTGGTATTCCTATATCTATACCAAGAATAAGTTTTGCAGATCAAAGAGATAGACATAAGGGAATATCTCATCATAGTATAACTGTACTTAAAGAAATAGTAAATGTAAGCGTAAATATACCTATATGTACTTATAATGATGAACAGTTATGTTATATAAAAGAACAGCTAATGAATAATAGTTTAGAGTCAAAACATAATATAGTATATATCGAAAATAAAAATTCTAAATCTGATTTAGAATACTTTAATCTAAAAGTAAGAAGTATGGGTAGAAGTTTTGATCAAGATAAGGAATTTTTTGAGGCTGCAAGTACAGCAGCTTATTATCTAGCGGAGGTTTGTAATGATAGTAGAAGAGAAAACCATAAGTAG
- a CDS encoding glycosyl transferase, whose translation MNNYILYAILILTGLLGTYAVIPLFRNLLIDSNVLRPNYKKDMIPVSMGIVFLPMLIINSIILAYFTNSFKDMLHIFIFLFGLVSMFFAGILDDIIGNRDVSGLKGHFKSLLKGKLTTGGFKALFGGFIGIVISIAISKNIYDIVINTLIIALSTNLMNLLDLRPGRAIKGYLVISLVLLFTLGEYTRNLLLLILPNVVAYFNQDLKAKAMMGDTGSNVLGISIGILFVMGYSLKVRLIWLAFLIFIHILTEKYSLTKIIENNKFLNFIDKLGR comes from the coding sequence ATGAATAATTATATACTTTATGCCATTTTAATTTTAACTGGATTACTTGGTACTTATGCTGTAATACCTTTATTTAGAAACTTACTAATTGATAGTAATGTATTAAGGCCAAACTATAAAAAAGATATGATACCAGTTAGTATGGGAATAGTATTTCTTCCTATGCTAATTATAAACTCTATAATATTAGCTTATTTTACAAATAGTTTTAAAGATATGTTACATATATTCATATTCCTATTTGGATTAGTATCTATGTTTTTTGCAGGAATATTAGATGATATCATAGGAAATAGAGATGTAAGCGGACTAAAAGGTCATTTTAAAAGTTTATTAAAAGGAAAACTGACAACAGGTGGATTTAAGGCTTTATTTGGAGGATTCATAGGTATTGTTATATCAATAGCTATATCTAAAAATATTTATGATATAGTTATAAATACATTGATAATAGCTTTATCCACAAATCTGATGAATCTATTAGATTTAAGACCAGGGAGAGCCATAAAAGGATATTTAGTAATATCATTGGTATTATTATTTACATTAGGTGAATATACAAGAAATCTTTTATTACTAATACTCCCAAATGTAGTTGCATACTTTAATCAAGATTTAAAAGCAAAAGCAATGATGGGGGATACTGGTTCTAATGTGTTAGGAATATCAATTGGAATATTATTTGTAATGGGATATTCGTTAAAGGTTAGATTAATATGGTTAGCATTTTTAATTTTCATTCATATACTTACAGAAAAGTATTCATTAACTAAGATAATAGAAAATAATAAGTTTTTAAATTTCATAGATAAGTTAGGAAGGTAA
- a CDS encoding glycosyltransferase family 2 protein codes for MNPYISIIIPAYNEEDKIKDTLENIKDVSEINEILVIDDGSSDKTTEIARSVESEKIKVFTLDKNRGKGYALNYGLKIAMENATIIGFLDGDLGSTSSEVKKLITPILNNEADVIIAKFPPATKKGGLGFVKRLAKESVLEMTGKELDATLSGQRIFKREVLEKFKEMPYGYGVEVGMTIDILKYGYTIKEVLVNMTHSETGRNLKGFIHRGKQFYHIKKVLREKKKEWR; via the coding sequence ATGAATCCTTACATAAGTATAATAATACCAGCTTATAATGAAGAAGATAAAATTAAAGATACTTTAGAAAATATAAAAGACGTTAGTGAGATAAATGAAATATTAGTTATAGATGATGGATCAAGTGACAAAACAACTGAAATTGCAAGATCAGTTGAAAGCGAAAAGATAAAAGTTTTTACTCTAGATAAAAATAGAGGGAAAGGCTATGCTCTTAATTATGGATTAAAAATAGCAATGGAAAATGCAACTATTATAGGTTTTTTAGATGGAGATTTAGGATCTACATCTAGTGAAGTTAAAAAGCTTATAACTCCAATATTAAATAATGAAGCAGATGTTATAATAGCTAAGTTTCCACCAGCTACGAAAAAGGGTGGCTTAGGATTTGTAAAGAGACTAGCAAAAGAATCTGTATTAGAAATGACAGGAAAAGAGCTAGATGCTACTTTATCAGGGCAAAGGATATTTAAAAGAGAAGTATTAGAAAAGTTTAAAGAAATGCCATATGGATATGGCGTAGAAGTAGGTATGACTATAGATATATTAAAGTATGGATATACTATAAAAGAAGTTTTAGTTAATATGACTCATAGTGAAACGGGTAGAAACTTAAAAGGATTTATACATAGAGGAAAACAGTTTTACCATATAAAGAAGGTTCTAAGAGAAAAGAAAAAAGAGTGGAGGTAG
- a CDS encoding copper transporter codes for MHINMKYYIVSIGAIFISLGIGILVGYNLNYDQELSKQQASVISDLDKKFDSLKVTNDNLEKSLADLSDDYDEAITFINDNINSLVGERLTDKNIGIISTNQENDYTQEIDDIITTANGKVAFDIILNNNIFNEKKIEEVADKLNIDIKSTKDIMIYIEQALSENNASERLKKLEDLDMIKINSLNENYQSYDSVVIAGGNNGKSDEGQYENIDKILIETLKDKEKNIVGVQQSNTKFSYVDLYSNDKVTTIDNVDEGIGKLSLVMVLQDSSIAGKFGKLEGSDSIIPFKK; via the coding sequence ATGCATATAAATATGAAATATTATATAGTTAGTATAGGGGCTATATTTATATCTTTAGGAATTGGTATATTAGTAGGGTATAACTTGAATTATGACCAAGAACTTAGCAAACAACAAGCAAGTGTTATAAGTGATTTAGACAAGAAATTTGATTCTCTAAAAGTAACGAATGATAATTTAGAAAAAAGTTTAGCTGATTTAAGTGATGACTACGATGAAGCTATAACATTTATAAATGATAATATAAATAGCTTAGTAGGAGAGAGACTAACAGATAAAAACATAGGTATAATATCTACTAATCAAGAAAATGACTATACACAAGAGATAGATGATATAATAACTACTGCTAATGGAAAAGTAGCTTTTGATATAATATTAAATAACAACATATTTAATGAAAAAAAGATAGAAGAAGTAGCAGATAAGTTAAATATAGACATAAAAAGTACAAAAGATATTATGATATATATTGAACAAGCCTTAAGTGAGAATAATGCTAGTGAAAGACTAAAAAAACTTGAAGATTTAGATATGATAAAAATAAACTCATTAAATGAAAATTATCAAAGTTATGATTCTGTAGTAATAGCAGGTGGAAATAATGGTAAGTCAGATGAAGGACAATATGAAAATATAGATAAAATACTAATAGAAACTTTAAAGGATAAAGAGAAAAATATAGTAGGTGTTCAACAAAGTAATACTAAATTTTCATATGTAGATTTATATTCTAATGATAAGGTTACAACTATAGATAATGTAGATGAGGGTATAGGTAAATTATCTTTAGTTATGGTACTTCAAGATAGTAGTATAGCAGGTAAATTTGGGAAGCTAGAAGGTTCAGATAGTATAATACCATTTAAAAAATAA